In one Nitrospira sp. CR1.1 genomic region, the following are encoded:
- a CDS encoding acetylglucosamine-6-sulfatase — MHRNIVSIAFLFALLLNALQAFLEPTSASAEQIRAAIPAPQPEAWWMERHEQAVARMRQGHVDLVFIGDSITQGWEKDGRPVWNVFYRHRHAANLGYNGDQTDNVLWRLQNGELDGITPKLVVVMIGTNNATGREDPPEETAAGIQAILRTLRTRLPETKILLLALFPRGLSPDDRLRRVNNAVNERLPALADQRQVFFLDLNGHFLDDSGRLPGEIMPDALHPNERGYRVWAEGMEDIVKRLMNE; from the coding sequence ATGCACCGCAACATAGTCTCCATCGCTTTTTTATTTGCATTGCTGCTCAATGCTCTGCAGGCATTCCTCGAACCAACCTCGGCTTCCGCCGAACAGATCCGCGCCGCCATTCCCGCCCCTCAACCAGAGGCCTGGTGGATGGAACGGCATGAACAAGCCGTGGCTCGCATGCGGCAGGGCCATGTCGATCTGGTGTTCATCGGTGATTCCATCACGCAGGGGTGGGAGAAGGATGGGCGCCCGGTGTGGAACGTCTTCTATCGACATCGCCATGCCGCCAATCTTGGCTACAACGGCGACCAGACAGACAATGTGCTGTGGCGGCTCCAGAATGGAGAACTGGACGGCATCACTCCCAAGCTGGTGGTCGTGATGATCGGAACGAATAACGCGACCGGGCGCGAAGATCCCCCGGAAGAGACCGCTGCCGGGATCCAAGCTATTCTCAGGACATTGCGCACCCGTTTACCGGAAACAAAAATCCTGCTGCTGGCCCTGTTTCCACGAGGCCTCTCGCCCGATGACCGTCTTCGTCGTGTGAACAATGCCGTCAACGAGCGACTCCCGGCTTTGGCCGACCAGCGTCAGGTATTCTTTCTCGACCTGAACGGACACTTTCTCGATGACAGCGGGCGCTTGCCCGGAGAGATTATGCCCGACGCGCTGCACCCCAACGAACGCGGCTACCGCGTATGGGCCGAGGGGATGGAGGATATAGTCAAGCGCCTGATGAATGAATGA